A genomic segment from Neodiprion lecontei isolate iyNeoLeco1 chromosome 1, iyNeoLeco1.1, whole genome shotgun sequence encodes:
- the LOC107224867 gene encoding SLIT-ROBO Rho GTPase-activating protein 1 isoform X3, whose translation MFKLAGKQEWEAWAKDIRLQLNEQLRCLDVRMEAQVALVAELQDFFRRRAELELDYSKSLDKMARAIQLKHKEQKQKREQWPLFSSFACWQQLVNETKSLSRDHAALSEVYSTHLVGRLNQVMEDVQRINRRCRDIGYETHEEILRVLHELHTTMKTYQAYQAESRQAETKLRVAEQQRTKLEVAIAPPEKLARSKKYKLIEKEVNKRKAKHTESKLKALKARNEYILCLEASNTTIHKYFVDDLSDLIDCMDFGFHNCVARALLMHCSAEEGRQRSLQQGAEQLAACVGSLDSRADKQRFLESHHVAFMIPKKFEFQGQRGDEVPEPELQKVLHTEMEQRLTQLQQRVTSLRTESEEVWKTLETAEASLLEMLTAKDYDCSRYFGENAVPTSRPPETLQIKLRADRQETEEFYLTKFREYLLGTSRIARLDAKQEYIRQTLLDGSASSPNPSITANKQKQARRKRIGRLQMNGQPKLFGGSLEEYLESTNQEIPLIVKSCVRVINLFGLHHQGIFRVSGSQVEINNFRECFERGEDPLADVTDASDINSVAGVLKLYLRELREPLFPIIYFEHLMELAQLESKQEFVLKMKELISSLPRPVVIVMRYLFAFLNHLSEFSDENMMDPYNLAICFGPTLVPVPEDKDQVQYQNQVNDLIKNIITFCEEIFPDDIGGIQYEKYISREPDDVEVGDSPTDQVQEDMDSEVYPSEDESENLEATAQFDFNARSARELSFKKGDTLTLYAQVSNDWWRGALAGREGLIPDKYVMLKIKDEDKDRDKELLKSSSEESMRRRASSSADSALSSGNSPLLGSSSTGIGSICTANTNGTNTQQQLLQQQEANALVPGIAVCVTSSQPIISREDSETPTKSILEPRTNDDVDCIALPSDHSIELIRLTPSEIYNPEDQSDPVTVIGDDSQNQQLQNHNPHLRSGHRHHTPADELEVAKRGGARRQHWKSQSMSGDVTSPSQLPLQANVTDDEDQDEDRERTTFSANRELWQRRATSQTHLSSGLPISGIKSFRSSQQEFREMRQKHTPDLVMDLPLSAQDADNKSASSSSLSSSDDESAPRVLTPPPQTSRTEAATSPNGGPESPDMSTAAERFAKQNQCTLKKNTKSSAATSASELGSTKPKDRETEDCVNSGGQDPAENQGIVRSASSTQVAVGDVPTPLRSPLPPRSTPIIAAKFAEMHLTGGSQVSSFKPQVKVKPTILRKPVLPFPHPHMSPELARKIEKQAQNTEQAN comes from the exons ATATAAGACTGCAGCTGAACGAGCAGCTGAGATGTCTCGACGTTCGAATGGAGGCCCAGGTCGCCCTGGTTGCCGAACTCCAGGACTTTTTTCGACGGAGAGCCGAGCTCGAACTCGACTACAGCAAATCCCTCGACAAAATGGCTCGAGCTATTCAGCTGAAACACAAAGAACAGAAGCAGAA aaGAGAACAGTGGCCTCTGTTCTCCAGCTTCGCCTGCTGGCAACAGCTAGTCAACGAGACAAAGTCTCTGAGCAGAGATCACGCTGCTCTTTCGGAAGTTTACAGCACCCATCTCGTCGGGAGGCTGAACCAGGTCATGGAGGACGTTCAGCGCATCAATCGCCGC TGTCGCGACATCGGGTACGAGACCCATGAAGAGATTCTCCGGGTTCTCCACGAACTTCACACAACGATGAAGACCTATCAGGCCTACCAGGCGGAGTCCAGGCAAGCCGAGACGAAATTACGGGTCGCTGAACAGCAGAGGACTAAACTCGAGGTCGCCATTGCGCCGCCGGAAAAACTTGCCCGCAGCAAGAAGTACAAGCTGATCGAAAAGGAAGTTAACAAG AGAAAGGCCAAGCATACCGAATCCAAACTGAAAGCTCTGAAGGCGCGGAACGAATACATCCTTTGCCTCGAGGCCTCGAATACGACGATACACAAGTATTTCGTCGATGACTTGTCCGATCTCATTGAC TGCATGGATTTTGGCTTCCACAATTGTGTTGCAAGAGCTCTTCTAATGCACTGCAGTGCAGAGGAGGGTAGGCAAAGATCACTGCAGCAGGGTGCTGAACAGTTGGCTGCATGTGTTGGGTCGCTTGATTCGAGGGCAGACAAACAACGGTTTCTCGAATCCCATCACGTGGCTTTCATGATTCCAAAGAAGTTTGAATTCCAGGGTCAACGTGGCGATGAG gTGCCCGAGCCGGAACTGCAGAAAGTTCTTCACACGGAGATGGAGCAGAGGCTCACGCAATTGCAGCAGCGCGTTACATCACTGCGCACAGAGTCTGAAGAAGTTTGGAAAACTCTTGAGACCGCAGAGGCCAGTCTGCTCGAGATGCTCACTGCAAAAGACTACGATTGCTCCAGGTACTTTGGTGAAAACGCTGTCCCAACTTCCAGGCCACCTGAGACTCTTCAAATAAAACTCAGAGCCGACAGACAGGAGACTGAGGAGTTTTACCTAACG AAATTCCGCGAATACCTTCTGGGAACCTCGAGGATAGCACGACTTGATGCCAAGCAAGAATACATTCGCCAAACACTGCTCGACGGATCAGCATCCAGTCCAAATCCGTCAATAACGGCGAATAAGCAAAAGCAAGCTAGACGAAAGCGAATCGGTCGCTTGCAGATGAACGGTCAGCCAAAATTGTTTGGTGGTTCACTAGAAGAATACTTGGAGAGCACAAACCAGGAGATACCGTTAATTGTGAAAAGTTGTGTCAGGGTGATAAACCTTTTTGGACTCCATCATCAGGGTATATTCAGGGTGTCGGGATCACAGGTGGAGATAAACAACTTCAGGGAGTGTTTCGAGAGAGGCGAGGATCCCCTTGCAGACGTAACTGACGCGTCGGACATCAACAGTGTTGCTGGGGTTCTTAAACTATATCTTAGGGAGCTCAGAGAACCACTTTTTCCTATCATCTACTTTGAGCATCTGATGGAACTTGCCCAGCTTGAATCCAAGCAGGAATTTGTACTGAAGATGAAGGAGCTCATCTCCAGCTTACCTCGACCTGTTGTCATTGTAATGCGATATCTCTTTGCATTTCTCAATCA CCTCTCAGAATTCTCTGATGAGAATATGATGGACCCTTATAACTTGGCAATTTGCTTCGGACCAACGTTGGTCCCAGTGCCTGAAGACAAGGATCAGGTCCAGTACCAGAATCAAGTAAACGATCTAATAAAGAACATCATAACATTCTGCGAAGAAATATTCCCTGATGACATTGGAGGAATTCAGTATGAGAAGTACATCAGCAGAGAGCCCGATGatgt GGAGGTAGGCGACTCGCCAACAGACCAAGTTCAGGAAGATATGGATTCTGAAGTGTATCCGTCGGAAGATG AATCAGAAAATCTGGAAGCCACCGCGCAGTTTGACTTTAACGCTCGGTCTGCAAGGGAATTGAGTTTCAAAAAGGGTGACACACTGACGCTGTATGCACAGGTTAGCAATGACTGGTGGCGTGGCGCTCTGGCAGGTCGTGAAGGACTAATACCTGACAAATACGTAATGCTCAAGATAAA GGATGAGGACAAGGACCGGGATAAGGAACTCCTCAAGTCTTCCAGCGAAGAATCGATGCGAAGACGAGCATCCAGCTCTGCAGACAGTGCACTTTCCAGTGGAAATTCACCACTTTTAGGCTCTAGCTCAACTGGAATAGGATCAATATGCACAGCCAACACCAATGGCACCAATACTCAGCAGCAGCTGCTGCAGCAACAGGAAGCAAACGCTCTGGTACCAGGAATTGCTGTTTGTGTGACGAGCTCGCAACCCATCATTAGCCGAGAG GACTCAGAGACGCCTACGAAGTCCATTTTGGAGCCAAGGACCAATGACGATGTAGACTGTATTGCGCTGCCTTCTGACCACTCGATAGAGCTCATTCGACTCACGCCATCAGAGATCTACAACCCAGAAGATCAGTCTGATCCTGTAACGGTAATAGGAGACGATTCCCAGAATCAACAGCTGCAAAATCACAACCCCCATCTCAGATCAGGACACCGTCACCACACACCTGCCGATGAATTGGAAGTGGCAAAACGAGGGGGAGCAAGAAGGCAGCACTGGAAGTCACAGAGTATGAGTGGTGATGTGACAAGTCCCAGTCAGTTGCCACTGCAGGCGAACGTCACAGACGACGAAGACCAGGATGAAGACAGGGAGAGGACCACCTTCTCTGCGAATCGTGAACTCTGGCAGAGACGTGCAACTTCCCAAACCCATCTCAGTTCTGGCCTTCCAATTTCAGGCATCAAGTCCTTCCGGTCCTCCCAGCAAGAGTTCCGTGAAATGAGACAGAAACACACACCGGATCTCGTAATGGACCTTCCACTATCGGCTCAGGACGCTGACAACAAATCTGCGTCTTCCAGCAGCCTGAGTAGTTCGGACGACGAATCAGCGCCCCGTGTTCTTACCCCTCCTCCTCAAACCTCACGTACAGAAGCTGCAACTTCCCCGAATGGAGGCCCTGAGTCGCCGGACATGAGTACAGCTGCAGAGAGATTCGCCAAACAGAACCAGtgtacgttgaaaaaaaacactaaAAGCAGTGCCGCAACATCTGCATCTGAATTGGGAAGCACGAAGCCTAAGGATCGAGAGACTGAGGATTGTGTAAACTCAGGGGGACAGGACCCGGCAGAGAATCAGGGAATCGTTAGGTCGGCTAGTTCGACTCAAGTCGCTGTGGGAGACGTTCCAACGCCACTTCGCTCCCCGTTGCCACCACGATCGACTCCAATAATCGCAGCCAAATTTGCTGAAATGCATCTAACAGGAGGAAGTCAGGTGTCGTCGTTCAAGCCACAAGTTAAAGTGAAACCGACAATACTGAGGAAGCCGGTATTACCATTTCCTCATCCTCATATGAGCCCGGAACTTGCTAGAAAGATTGAAAAGCAGGCACAAAACACCGAACAGGCTAATTGA
- the LOC107224867 gene encoding SLIT-ROBO Rho GTPase-activating protein 1 isoform X2, translating to MFQCIIQQRNGWIHPYSPDTKDVFPDIRLQLNEQLRCLDVRMEAQVALVAELQDFFRRRAELELDYSKSLDKMARAIQLKHKEQKQKREQWPLFSSFACWQQLVNETKSLSRDHAALSEVYSTHLVGRLNQVMEDVQRINRRCRDIGYETHEEILRVLHELHTTMKTYQAYQAESRQAETKLRVAEQQRTKLEVAIAPPEKLARSKKYKLIEKEVNKRKAKHTESKLKALKARNEYILCLEASNTTIHKYFVDDLSDLIDCMDFGFHNCVARALLMHCSAEEGRQRSLQQGAEQLAACVGSLDSRADKQRFLESHHVAFMIPKKFEFQGQRGDEVPEPELQKVLHTEMEQRLTQLQQRVTSLRTESEEVWKTLETAEASLLEMLTAKDYDCSRYFGENAVPTSRPPETLQIKLRADRQETEEFYLTKFREYLLGTSRIARLDAKQEYIRQTLLDGSASSPNPSITANKQKQARRKRIGRLQMNGQPKLFGGSLEEYLESTNQEIPLIVKSCVRVINLFGLHHQGIFRVSGSQVEINNFRECFERGEDPLADVTDASDINSVAGVLKLYLRELREPLFPIIYFEHLMELAQLESKQEFVLKMKELISSLPRPVVIVMRYLFAFLNHLSEFSDENMMDPYNLAICFGPTLVPVPEDKDQVQYQNQVNDLIKNIITFCEEIFPDDIGGIQYEKYISREPDDVEVGDSPTDQVQEDMDSEVYPSEDESENLEATAQFDFNARSARELSFKKGDTLTLYAQVSNDWWRGALAGREGLIPDKYVMLKIKDEDKDRDKELLKSSSEESMRRRASSSADSALSSGNSPLLGSSSTGIGSICTANTNGTNTQQQLLQQQEANALVPGIAVCVTSSQPIISREDSETPTKSILEPRTNDDVDCIALPSDHSIELIRLTPSEIYNPEDQSDPVTVIGDDSQNQQLQNHNPHLRSGHRHHTPADELEVAKRGGARRQHWKSQSMSGDVTSPSQLPLQANVTDDEDQDEDRERTTFSANRELWQRRATSQTHLSSGLPISGIKSFRSSQQEFREMRQKHTPDLVMDLPLSAQDADNKSASSSSLSSSDDESAPRVLTPPPQTSRTEAATSPNGGPESPDMSTAAERFAKQNQCTLKKNTKSSAATSASELGSTKPKDRETEDCVNSGGQDPAENQGIVRSASSTQVAVGDVPTPLRSPLPPRSTPIIAAKFAEMHLTGGSQVSSFKPQVKVKPTILRKPVLPFPHPHMSPELARKIEKQAQNTEQAN from the exons ATATAAGACTGCAGCTGAACGAGCAGCTGAGATGTCTCGACGTTCGAATGGAGGCCCAGGTCGCCCTGGTTGCCGAACTCCAGGACTTTTTTCGACGGAGAGCCGAGCTCGAACTCGACTACAGCAAATCCCTCGACAAAATGGCTCGAGCTATTCAGCTGAAACACAAAGAACAGAAGCAGAA aaGAGAACAGTGGCCTCTGTTCTCCAGCTTCGCCTGCTGGCAACAGCTAGTCAACGAGACAAAGTCTCTGAGCAGAGATCACGCTGCTCTTTCGGAAGTTTACAGCACCCATCTCGTCGGGAGGCTGAACCAGGTCATGGAGGACGTTCAGCGCATCAATCGCCGC TGTCGCGACATCGGGTACGAGACCCATGAAGAGATTCTCCGGGTTCTCCACGAACTTCACACAACGATGAAGACCTATCAGGCCTACCAGGCGGAGTCCAGGCAAGCCGAGACGAAATTACGGGTCGCTGAACAGCAGAGGACTAAACTCGAGGTCGCCATTGCGCCGCCGGAAAAACTTGCCCGCAGCAAGAAGTACAAGCTGATCGAAAAGGAAGTTAACAAG AGAAAGGCCAAGCATACCGAATCCAAACTGAAAGCTCTGAAGGCGCGGAACGAATACATCCTTTGCCTCGAGGCCTCGAATACGACGATACACAAGTATTTCGTCGATGACTTGTCCGATCTCATTGAC TGCATGGATTTTGGCTTCCACAATTGTGTTGCAAGAGCTCTTCTAATGCACTGCAGTGCAGAGGAGGGTAGGCAAAGATCACTGCAGCAGGGTGCTGAACAGTTGGCTGCATGTGTTGGGTCGCTTGATTCGAGGGCAGACAAACAACGGTTTCTCGAATCCCATCACGTGGCTTTCATGATTCCAAAGAAGTTTGAATTCCAGGGTCAACGTGGCGATGAG gTGCCCGAGCCGGAACTGCAGAAAGTTCTTCACACGGAGATGGAGCAGAGGCTCACGCAATTGCAGCAGCGCGTTACATCACTGCGCACAGAGTCTGAAGAAGTTTGGAAAACTCTTGAGACCGCAGAGGCCAGTCTGCTCGAGATGCTCACTGCAAAAGACTACGATTGCTCCAGGTACTTTGGTGAAAACGCTGTCCCAACTTCCAGGCCACCTGAGACTCTTCAAATAAAACTCAGAGCCGACAGACAGGAGACTGAGGAGTTTTACCTAACG AAATTCCGCGAATACCTTCTGGGAACCTCGAGGATAGCACGACTTGATGCCAAGCAAGAATACATTCGCCAAACACTGCTCGACGGATCAGCATCCAGTCCAAATCCGTCAATAACGGCGAATAAGCAAAAGCAAGCTAGACGAAAGCGAATCGGTCGCTTGCAGATGAACGGTCAGCCAAAATTGTTTGGTGGTTCACTAGAAGAATACTTGGAGAGCACAAACCAGGAGATACCGTTAATTGTGAAAAGTTGTGTCAGGGTGATAAACCTTTTTGGACTCCATCATCAGGGTATATTCAGGGTGTCGGGATCACAGGTGGAGATAAACAACTTCAGGGAGTGTTTCGAGAGAGGCGAGGATCCCCTTGCAGACGTAACTGACGCGTCGGACATCAACAGTGTTGCTGGGGTTCTTAAACTATATCTTAGGGAGCTCAGAGAACCACTTTTTCCTATCATCTACTTTGAGCATCTGATGGAACTTGCCCAGCTTGAATCCAAGCAGGAATTTGTACTGAAGATGAAGGAGCTCATCTCCAGCTTACCTCGACCTGTTGTCATTGTAATGCGATATCTCTTTGCATTTCTCAATCA CCTCTCAGAATTCTCTGATGAGAATATGATGGACCCTTATAACTTGGCAATTTGCTTCGGACCAACGTTGGTCCCAGTGCCTGAAGACAAGGATCAGGTCCAGTACCAGAATCAAGTAAACGATCTAATAAAGAACATCATAACATTCTGCGAAGAAATATTCCCTGATGACATTGGAGGAATTCAGTATGAGAAGTACATCAGCAGAGAGCCCGATGatgt GGAGGTAGGCGACTCGCCAACAGACCAAGTTCAGGAAGATATGGATTCTGAAGTGTATCCGTCGGAAGATG AATCAGAAAATCTGGAAGCCACCGCGCAGTTTGACTTTAACGCTCGGTCTGCAAGGGAATTGAGTTTCAAAAAGGGTGACACACTGACGCTGTATGCACAGGTTAGCAATGACTGGTGGCGTGGCGCTCTGGCAGGTCGTGAAGGACTAATACCTGACAAATACGTAATGCTCAAGATAAA GGATGAGGACAAGGACCGGGATAAGGAACTCCTCAAGTCTTCCAGCGAAGAATCGATGCGAAGACGAGCATCCAGCTCTGCAGACAGTGCACTTTCCAGTGGAAATTCACCACTTTTAGGCTCTAGCTCAACTGGAATAGGATCAATATGCACAGCCAACACCAATGGCACCAATACTCAGCAGCAGCTGCTGCAGCAACAGGAAGCAAACGCTCTGGTACCAGGAATTGCTGTTTGTGTGACGAGCTCGCAACCCATCATTAGCCGAGAG GACTCAGAGACGCCTACGAAGTCCATTTTGGAGCCAAGGACCAATGACGATGTAGACTGTATTGCGCTGCCTTCTGACCACTCGATAGAGCTCATTCGACTCACGCCATCAGAGATCTACAACCCAGAAGATCAGTCTGATCCTGTAACGGTAATAGGAGACGATTCCCAGAATCAACAGCTGCAAAATCACAACCCCCATCTCAGATCAGGACACCGTCACCACACACCTGCCGATGAATTGGAAGTGGCAAAACGAGGGGGAGCAAGAAGGCAGCACTGGAAGTCACAGAGTATGAGTGGTGATGTGACAAGTCCCAGTCAGTTGCCACTGCAGGCGAACGTCACAGACGACGAAGACCAGGATGAAGACAGGGAGAGGACCACCTTCTCTGCGAATCGTGAACTCTGGCAGAGACGTGCAACTTCCCAAACCCATCTCAGTTCTGGCCTTCCAATTTCAGGCATCAAGTCCTTCCGGTCCTCCCAGCAAGAGTTCCGTGAAATGAGACAGAAACACACACCGGATCTCGTAATGGACCTTCCACTATCGGCTCAGGACGCTGACAACAAATCTGCGTCTTCCAGCAGCCTGAGTAGTTCGGACGACGAATCAGCGCCCCGTGTTCTTACCCCTCCTCCTCAAACCTCACGTACAGAAGCTGCAACTTCCCCGAATGGAGGCCCTGAGTCGCCGGACATGAGTACAGCTGCAGAGAGATTCGCCAAACAGAACCAGtgtacgttgaaaaaaaacactaaAAGCAGTGCCGCAACATCTGCATCTGAATTGGGAAGCACGAAGCCTAAGGATCGAGAGACTGAGGATTGTGTAAACTCAGGGGGACAGGACCCGGCAGAGAATCAGGGAATCGTTAGGTCGGCTAGTTCGACTCAAGTCGCTGTGGGAGACGTTCCAACGCCACTTCGCTCCCCGTTGCCACCACGATCGACTCCAATAATCGCAGCCAAATTTGCTGAAATGCATCTAACAGGAGGAAGTCAGGTGTCGTCGTTCAAGCCACAAGTTAAAGTGAAACCGACAATACTGAGGAAGCCGGTATTACCATTTCCTCATCCTCATATGAGCCCGGAACTTGCTAGAAAGATTGAAAAGCAGGCACAAAACACCGAACAGGCTAATTGA
- the LOC107224867 gene encoding SLIT-ROBO Rho GTPase-activating protein 1 isoform X1 has translation MDEEEIDGIKSPIKRLGSTRKLLVFNNIRLQLNEQLRCLDVRMEAQVALVAELQDFFRRRAELELDYSKSLDKMARAIQLKHKEQKQKREQWPLFSSFACWQQLVNETKSLSRDHAALSEVYSTHLVGRLNQVMEDVQRINRRCRDIGYETHEEILRVLHELHTTMKTYQAYQAESRQAETKLRVAEQQRTKLEVAIAPPEKLARSKKYKLIEKEVNKRKAKHTESKLKALKARNEYILCLEASNTTIHKYFVDDLSDLIDCMDFGFHNCVARALLMHCSAEEGRQRSLQQGAEQLAACVGSLDSRADKQRFLESHHVAFMIPKKFEFQGQRGDEVPEPELQKVLHTEMEQRLTQLQQRVTSLRTESEEVWKTLETAEASLLEMLTAKDYDCSRYFGENAVPTSRPPETLQIKLRADRQETEEFYLTKFREYLLGTSRIARLDAKQEYIRQTLLDGSASSPNPSITANKQKQARRKRIGRLQMNGQPKLFGGSLEEYLESTNQEIPLIVKSCVRVINLFGLHHQGIFRVSGSQVEINNFRECFERGEDPLADVTDASDINSVAGVLKLYLRELREPLFPIIYFEHLMELAQLESKQEFVLKMKELISSLPRPVVIVMRYLFAFLNHLSEFSDENMMDPYNLAICFGPTLVPVPEDKDQVQYQNQVNDLIKNIITFCEEIFPDDIGGIQYEKYISREPDDVEVGDSPTDQVQEDMDSEVYPSEDESENLEATAQFDFNARSARELSFKKGDTLTLYAQVSNDWWRGALAGREGLIPDKYVMLKIKDEDKDRDKELLKSSSEESMRRRASSSADSALSSGNSPLLGSSSTGIGSICTANTNGTNTQQQLLQQQEANALVPGIAVCVTSSQPIISREDSETPTKSILEPRTNDDVDCIALPSDHSIELIRLTPSEIYNPEDQSDPVTVIGDDSQNQQLQNHNPHLRSGHRHHTPADELEVAKRGGARRQHWKSQSMSGDVTSPSQLPLQANVTDDEDQDEDRERTTFSANRELWQRRATSQTHLSSGLPISGIKSFRSSQQEFREMRQKHTPDLVMDLPLSAQDADNKSASSSSLSSSDDESAPRVLTPPPQTSRTEAATSPNGGPESPDMSTAAERFAKQNQCTLKKNTKSSAATSASELGSTKPKDRETEDCVNSGGQDPAENQGIVRSASSTQVAVGDVPTPLRSPLPPRSTPIIAAKFAEMHLTGGSQVSSFKPQVKVKPTILRKPVLPFPHPHMSPELARKIEKQAQNTEQAN, from the exons ATATAAGACTGCAGCTGAACGAGCAGCTGAGATGTCTCGACGTTCGAATGGAGGCCCAGGTCGCCCTGGTTGCCGAACTCCAGGACTTTTTTCGACGGAGAGCCGAGCTCGAACTCGACTACAGCAAATCCCTCGACAAAATGGCTCGAGCTATTCAGCTGAAACACAAAGAACAGAAGCAGAA aaGAGAACAGTGGCCTCTGTTCTCCAGCTTCGCCTGCTGGCAACAGCTAGTCAACGAGACAAAGTCTCTGAGCAGAGATCACGCTGCTCTTTCGGAAGTTTACAGCACCCATCTCGTCGGGAGGCTGAACCAGGTCATGGAGGACGTTCAGCGCATCAATCGCCGC TGTCGCGACATCGGGTACGAGACCCATGAAGAGATTCTCCGGGTTCTCCACGAACTTCACACAACGATGAAGACCTATCAGGCCTACCAGGCGGAGTCCAGGCAAGCCGAGACGAAATTACGGGTCGCTGAACAGCAGAGGACTAAACTCGAGGTCGCCATTGCGCCGCCGGAAAAACTTGCCCGCAGCAAGAAGTACAAGCTGATCGAAAAGGAAGTTAACAAG AGAAAGGCCAAGCATACCGAATCCAAACTGAAAGCTCTGAAGGCGCGGAACGAATACATCCTTTGCCTCGAGGCCTCGAATACGACGATACACAAGTATTTCGTCGATGACTTGTCCGATCTCATTGAC TGCATGGATTTTGGCTTCCACAATTGTGTTGCAAGAGCTCTTCTAATGCACTGCAGTGCAGAGGAGGGTAGGCAAAGATCACTGCAGCAGGGTGCTGAACAGTTGGCTGCATGTGTTGGGTCGCTTGATTCGAGGGCAGACAAACAACGGTTTCTCGAATCCCATCACGTGGCTTTCATGATTCCAAAGAAGTTTGAATTCCAGGGTCAACGTGGCGATGAG gTGCCCGAGCCGGAACTGCAGAAAGTTCTTCACACGGAGATGGAGCAGAGGCTCACGCAATTGCAGCAGCGCGTTACATCACTGCGCACAGAGTCTGAAGAAGTTTGGAAAACTCTTGAGACCGCAGAGGCCAGTCTGCTCGAGATGCTCACTGCAAAAGACTACGATTGCTCCAGGTACTTTGGTGAAAACGCTGTCCCAACTTCCAGGCCACCTGAGACTCTTCAAATAAAACTCAGAGCCGACAGACAGGAGACTGAGGAGTTTTACCTAACG AAATTCCGCGAATACCTTCTGGGAACCTCGAGGATAGCACGACTTGATGCCAAGCAAGAATACATTCGCCAAACACTGCTCGACGGATCAGCATCCAGTCCAAATCCGTCAATAACGGCGAATAAGCAAAAGCAAGCTAGACGAAAGCGAATCGGTCGCTTGCAGATGAACGGTCAGCCAAAATTGTTTGGTGGTTCACTAGAAGAATACTTGGAGAGCACAAACCAGGAGATACCGTTAATTGTGAAAAGTTGTGTCAGGGTGATAAACCTTTTTGGACTCCATCATCAGGGTATATTCAGGGTGTCGGGATCACAGGTGGAGATAAACAACTTCAGGGAGTGTTTCGAGAGAGGCGAGGATCCCCTTGCAGACGTAACTGACGCGTCGGACATCAACAGTGTTGCTGGGGTTCTTAAACTATATCTTAGGGAGCTCAGAGAACCACTTTTTCCTATCATCTACTTTGAGCATCTGATGGAACTTGCCCAGCTTGAATCCAAGCAGGAATTTGTACTGAAGATGAAGGAGCTCATCTCCAGCTTACCTCGACCTGTTGTCATTGTAATGCGATATCTCTTTGCATTTCTCAATCA CCTCTCAGAATTCTCTGATGAGAATATGATGGACCCTTATAACTTGGCAATTTGCTTCGGACCAACGTTGGTCCCAGTGCCTGAAGACAAGGATCAGGTCCAGTACCAGAATCAAGTAAACGATCTAATAAAGAACATCATAACATTCTGCGAAGAAATATTCCCTGATGACATTGGAGGAATTCAGTATGAGAAGTACATCAGCAGAGAGCCCGATGatgt GGAGGTAGGCGACTCGCCAACAGACCAAGTTCAGGAAGATATGGATTCTGAAGTGTATCCGTCGGAAGATG AATCAGAAAATCTGGAAGCCACCGCGCAGTTTGACTTTAACGCTCGGTCTGCAAGGGAATTGAGTTTCAAAAAGGGTGACACACTGACGCTGTATGCACAGGTTAGCAATGACTGGTGGCGTGGCGCTCTGGCAGGTCGTGAAGGACTAATACCTGACAAATACGTAATGCTCAAGATAAA GGATGAGGACAAGGACCGGGATAAGGAACTCCTCAAGTCTTCCAGCGAAGAATCGATGCGAAGACGAGCATCCAGCTCTGCAGACAGTGCACTTTCCAGTGGAAATTCACCACTTTTAGGCTCTAGCTCAACTGGAATAGGATCAATATGCACAGCCAACACCAATGGCACCAATACTCAGCAGCAGCTGCTGCAGCAACAGGAAGCAAACGCTCTGGTACCAGGAATTGCTGTTTGTGTGACGAGCTCGCAACCCATCATTAGCCGAGAG GACTCAGAGACGCCTACGAAGTCCATTTTGGAGCCAAGGACCAATGACGATGTAGACTGTATTGCGCTGCCTTCTGACCACTCGATAGAGCTCATTCGACTCACGCCATCAGAGATCTACAACCCAGAAGATCAGTCTGATCCTGTAACGGTAATAGGAGACGATTCCCAGAATCAACAGCTGCAAAATCACAACCCCCATCTCAGATCAGGACACCGTCACCACACACCTGCCGATGAATTGGAAGTGGCAAAACGAGGGGGAGCAAGAAGGCAGCACTGGAAGTCACAGAGTATGAGTGGTGATGTGACAAGTCCCAGTCAGTTGCCACTGCAGGCGAACGTCACAGACGACGAAGACCAGGATGAAGACAGGGAGAGGACCACCTTCTCTGCGAATCGTGAACTCTGGCAGAGACGTGCAACTTCCCAAACCCATCTCAGTTCTGGCCTTCCAATTTCAGGCATCAAGTCCTTCCGGTCCTCCCAGCAAGAGTTCCGTGAAATGAGACAGAAACACACACCGGATCTCGTAATGGACCTTCCACTATCGGCTCAGGACGCTGACAACAAATCTGCGTCTTCCAGCAGCCTGAGTAGTTCGGACGACGAATCAGCGCCCCGTGTTCTTACCCCTCCTCCTCAAACCTCACGTACAGAAGCTGCAACTTCCCCGAATGGAGGCCCTGAGTCGCCGGACATGAGTACAGCTGCAGAGAGATTCGCCAAACAGAACCAGtgtacgttgaaaaaaaacactaaAAGCAGTGCCGCAACATCTGCATCTGAATTGGGAAGCACGAAGCCTAAGGATCGAGAGACTGAGGATTGTGTAAACTCAGGGGGACAGGACCCGGCAGAGAATCAGGGAATCGTTAGGTCGGCTAGTTCGACTCAAGTCGCTGTGGGAGACGTTCCAACGCCACTTCGCTCCCCGTTGCCACCACGATCGACTCCAATAATCGCAGCCAAATTTGCTGAAATGCATCTAACAGGAGGAAGTCAGGTGTCGTCGTTCAAGCCACAAGTTAAAGTGAAACCGACAATACTGAGGAAGCCGGTATTACCATTTCCTCATCCTCATATGAGCCCGGAACTTGCTAGAAAGATTGAAAAGCAGGCACAAAACACCGAACAGGCTAATTGA